The Sorex araneus isolate mSorAra2 chromosome 5, mSorAra2.pri, whole genome shotgun sequence genome has a segment encoding these proteins:
- the PIK3CD gene encoding phosphatidylinositol 4,5-bisphosphate 3-kinase catalytic subunit delta isoform isoform X2: protein MPPGVDCPMEFWTKEESQNVAVDFLLPTGVYLNFPVSRNANLSSIKKVLWHRAQYEPLFHMLSDPDAYVFTCVNQTAEQQELEDEQRRLCDIQPFLPVLRLVAREGDRVKKLINSQISLLIGKGLHEFDSLHDPEVNDFRTKMRQLCEEAAARRQQLGWEAWLQYSFPLQLEPSARGWGPGTLRLPSRALLVNVKFEGSEVSTKDVPLALVASALRKKATVFRQPLVEQPEEYTLRVNGKHEYLYGSHPLCQFQYICSCLHRGLTPHLTMVHSSSILAMRDEQGEPAPQAQKPRAKPPPIPVKKPSAASLWSLEQPFCVELIQGSKVNADERMKLVVQAGLFHGHELLCKPVASSEVNVCSEPVWRQRLDFDISVSDLPRMARLCFALYAVIEKARKARSTKKKSKKADCPIAWANLMLFDYKDQLKTGERCLYMWPSAPDEKGELLNPSGTVRSNPNTESAAALLICLPEVAPHPVYYPALDKILELGCHGEHGHFTEEEFLQLREILERRGSGELYEHEKDLVWKMRREVQERFPEALARLLLVTKWNKHEDVAQMLYLLCSWPELPVLSALELLDFSFADRHVGSFAIKSLRKLTDDELFQYLLQLVQVLKYESYLDCELTKFLLERALANRKIGHFLFWHLRSEMHVPAVALRFGLILEAYCRGSTHHMKVLMKQGEALSKLKALNDIVKVSSQKMAKPQTKEVMHLCMRQEAYLEALSHLQSPLDPSTLLAEVCVDQCTFMDSKMKPLWVVYSNEQAGGHGSVGLIFKNGDDLRQDMLTLQMIQLMDVLWKQEGLDLRMTPYGCLSTGDRTGLIEVVLRSDTIANIQLNKSNMAATAAFNKDALLNWLKSKNPGEALDRAIEEFTLSCAGYCVATYVLGIGDRHSDNIMIRESGQLFHIDFGHFLGNFKTKFGINRERVPFILTYDFVHVIQQGKTNNSEKFERFRGYCERAYTILRRHGPLFLHLFALMRAAGLPELSCSKDIQYLKDSLALGKTEEEALKHFRVKFNEALRESWKTKVNWLAHNVSKDNRQ, encoded by the exons ATGCCCCCCGGGGTGGACTGCCCCATGGAATTCTGGACCAAGGAGGAGAGCCAGAACGTAGCCGTGGACTTCCTGCTGCCCACGGGGGTCTACCTGAACTTCCCTGTGTCCCGAAATGCCAACCTCAGCTCCATCAAGAAG GTGCTCTGGCACCGCGCGCAGTATGAGCCGCTCTTCCACATGCTCAGCGACCCGGACGCCTACGTGTTCACCTGCGTCAACCAGACGGCggagcagcaggagctggaggaCGAGCAGCGGCGGCTGTGCGACATCCAGCCCTTCCTGCCCGTCCTGCGCCTGGTGGCCCGTGAGGGCGACCGCGTGAAGAAGCTCATCAACTCGCAGATCAGCCTCCTCATCGGCAAAG GCCTCCACGAGTTCGACTCCCTGCACGACCCGGAGGTGAACGACTTTCGGACCAAGATGCGGCAGTTGTGCGAggaggcggcggcgcggcgccAGCAGCTGGGCTGGGAGGCCTGGCTGCAGTACAGCTTCCCCCTGCAGCTGGAGCCCTcggcgcggggctgggggcctggcacCCTGCGCCTCCCcagcagggccctcctggtcaACGTCAAGTTCGAGGGCAGCGAG GTGTCCACCAAGGACGTGCCGCTGGCGCTCGTGGCGTCGGCCCTGCGCAAGAAGGCCACGGTGTTCCGGCAGCCACTGGTGGAGCAGCCCGAGGAGTACACCCTGCGGGTGAACGGCAAGCACGAGTACCTGTACGGCAGCCACCCGCTCTGCCAGTTCCAG TACATCTGCAGCTGCCTGCACCGCGGGCTGACCCCGCACCTCACCATGGTGCACTCCTCCTCCATCCTGGCCATGCGCGACGAGCAGGGCGAGCCCGCCCCCCAGGCCCAGAAGCCCCGCGCCAAGCCGCCCCCCATCCCCGTGAAGAAG ccctccgcGGCGTCgctgtggtccctggagcagccTTTCTGCGTGGAGCTGATCCAGGGCAGCAAAGTGAATGCGGACGAGCGCATGAAG ctgGTGGTGCAGGCCGGCCTCTTCCACGGGCACGAGCTGCTGTGCAAGCCGGTGGCGAGCTCCGAGGTGAACGTGTGCTCGGAGCCCGTGTGGCGGCAGCGGCTGGACTTCGACATCAGCGTGAGCGACCTGCCGCGCATGGCCCGCCTCTGCTTCGCGCTCTACGCCGTCATCGAGAAGGCCAGGAAGGCGCGCTCCACCAAGAAGAAGTCCAAGAAGGCG gactgCCCCATCGCCTGGGCCAACCTCATGCTGTTCGATTACAAGGACCAACTCAAGACAGGGGAGCGCTGCCTGTACATGTGGCCCTCAGCGCCAG ATGAGAAAGGGGAGCTGCTGAACCCCTCCGGAACTGTGCGCAGCAACCCCAACACCGAGAGTGCCGCAGCCCTGCTCATCTGCCTCCCCGAGgtggccccccaccccgtgtACTACCCTGCCCTGGACAAG ATCCTGGAGCTGGGGTGCCATGGGGAGCACGGGCACTTCACAGAGGAGGAG ttCCTGCAGCTGCGGGAGATCCTGGAGCGGCGGGGGTCCGGGGAGCTGTACGAGCACGAGAAGGACCTGGTGTGGAAGATGCGGCGCGAGGTCCAGGAGCGCTTTCCCGAAGCGCTGGCCCGGCTGCTGCTTGTCACCAAGTGGAACAAGCACGAGGATGTGGCccag atgctctacctgctatgctcctGGCCGGAGCTGCCCGTCCTGAGCGCCCTGGAACTACTGGACTTTAGCTTCGCTGACCGCCACGTGGGCTCCTTCGCCATCAAATCCCTGAGGAAACTGAC GGACGACGAGCTCTTCCAGTACCTGCTGCAGCTGGTGCAGGTGCTCAAGTACGAGTCGTACCTGGACTGCGAGCTGACCAAGTTCCTGCTGGAGCGGGCCCTGGCCAACCGCAAGATCGGCCACTTCCTCTTCTGGCACCTTCG CTCCGAGATGCACGTGCCGGCTGTGGCCCTGCGCTTCGGCCTCATCCTGGAGGCCTACTGCCGGGGCAGCACGCACCACATGAAGGTGCTGATGAAGCAG GGGGAAGCGCTGAGCAAGCTGAAGGCCCTGAACGACATCGTCAAGGTGAGCTCGCAGAAGATGGCCAAGCCCCAGACCAAGGAGGTCATGCACCTGTGCATGCGCCAGGAGGCCTACCTGGAGGCGCTGTCTCACCTGCAGTCCCCGCTGGACCCCAGCACCCTGCTGGCGGAAGTCTG TGTGGACCAGTGCACCTTCATGGACTCCAAGATGAAGCCGCTGTGGGTGGTCTACAGCAACGAGCAGGCAGGCGGCCACGGCAGCGTGGGCCTCATCTTCAAGAACGGGGACG ACCTCCGCCAGGACATGCTGACGCTGCAGATGATCCAGCTCATGGATGTGCTGTggaagcaggaggggctggaCCTGCG GATGACGCCCTACGGCTGCCTGTCCACGGGGGACCGCACGGGCCTCATCGAGGTGGTGCTCCGCTCTGACACCATTGCCAACATCCAGCTGAACAAGAGCAACATGGCGGCCACGGCCGCCTTCAACAAGGACGCGCTGCTCAACTGGCTCAAGTCCAAGAACCCAGG GGAGGCCCTGGACCGGGCCATCGAGGAGTTCACCCTCTCCTGTGCCGGCTACTGCGTGGCCACCTACGTGCTGGGCATCGGCGACCGGCACAGCGACAACATCATGATCCGGGAGAGCGGGCAG CTCTTCCACATCGACTTTGGCCACTTTCTGGGAAACTTCAAGACCAAGTTCGGGATTAACCGGGAGCGGGTGCCGTTCATCCTCACCTACGACTTCGTGCACGTGATCCAGCAGGGCAAGACCAACAACAGCGAGAAGTTCGAGAG GTTCCGGGGCTACTGCGAGCGGGCCTACACCATCCTGCGGCGGCACGGGCCACTCTTCCTGCACCTGTTCGCGCTCATGCGCGCGGCGGGCCTGCCCGAGCTCAGCTGCTCCAAAGACATCCAGTACCTCAAG GACTCCCTGGCTTTGGGGAAGACGGAAGAGGAGGCACTCAAGCACTTCCGGGTGAAGTTCAACGAGGCCCTGCGGGAGAGCTGGAAGACCAAGGTGAACTGGCTGGCCCACAACGTGTCCAAAGACAATCGCCAATAG
- the PIK3CD gene encoding phosphatidylinositol 4,5-bisphosphate 3-kinase catalytic subunit delta isoform isoform X1, translating to MPPGVDCPMEFWTKEESQNVAVDFLLPTGVYLNFPVSRNANLSSIKKVLWHRAQYEPLFHMLSDPDAYVFTCVNQTAEQQELEDEQRRLCDIQPFLPVLRLVAREGDRVKKLINSQISLLIGKGLHEFDSLHDPEVNDFRTKMRQLCEEAAARRQQLGWEAWLQYSFPLQLEPSARGWGPGTLRLPSRALLVNVKFEGSEESFTFQVSTKDVPLALVASALRKKATVFRQPLVEQPEEYTLRVNGKHEYLYGSHPLCQFQYICSCLHRGLTPHLTMVHSSSILAMRDEQGEPAPQAQKPRAKPPPIPVKKPSAASLWSLEQPFCVELIQGSKVNADERMKLVVQAGLFHGHELLCKPVASSEVNVCSEPVWRQRLDFDISVSDLPRMARLCFALYAVIEKARKARSTKKKSKKADCPIAWANLMLFDYKDQLKTGERCLYMWPSAPDEKGELLNPSGTVRSNPNTESAAALLICLPEVAPHPVYYPALDKILELGCHGEHGHFTEEEFLQLREILERRGSGELYEHEKDLVWKMRREVQERFPEALARLLLVTKWNKHEDVAQMLYLLCSWPELPVLSALELLDFSFADRHVGSFAIKSLRKLTDDELFQYLLQLVQVLKYESYLDCELTKFLLERALANRKIGHFLFWHLRSEMHVPAVALRFGLILEAYCRGSTHHMKVLMKQGEALSKLKALNDIVKVSSQKMAKPQTKEVMHLCMRQEAYLEALSHLQSPLDPSTLLAEVCVDQCTFMDSKMKPLWVVYSNEQAGGHGSVGLIFKNGDDLRQDMLTLQMIQLMDVLWKQEGLDLRMTPYGCLSTGDRTGLIEVVLRSDTIANIQLNKSNMAATAAFNKDALLNWLKSKNPGEALDRAIEEFTLSCAGYCVATYVLGIGDRHSDNIMIRESGQLFHIDFGHFLGNFKTKFGINRERVPFILTYDFVHVIQQGKTNNSEKFERFRGYCERAYTILRRHGPLFLHLFALMRAAGLPELSCSKDIQYLKDSLALGKTEEEALKHFRVKFNEALRESWKTKVNWLAHNVSKDNRQ from the exons ATGCCCCCCGGGGTGGACTGCCCCATGGAATTCTGGACCAAGGAGGAGAGCCAGAACGTAGCCGTGGACTTCCTGCTGCCCACGGGGGTCTACCTGAACTTCCCTGTGTCCCGAAATGCCAACCTCAGCTCCATCAAGAAG GTGCTCTGGCACCGCGCGCAGTATGAGCCGCTCTTCCACATGCTCAGCGACCCGGACGCCTACGTGTTCACCTGCGTCAACCAGACGGCggagcagcaggagctggaggaCGAGCAGCGGCGGCTGTGCGACATCCAGCCCTTCCTGCCCGTCCTGCGCCTGGTGGCCCGTGAGGGCGACCGCGTGAAGAAGCTCATCAACTCGCAGATCAGCCTCCTCATCGGCAAAG GCCTCCACGAGTTCGACTCCCTGCACGACCCGGAGGTGAACGACTTTCGGACCAAGATGCGGCAGTTGTGCGAggaggcggcggcgcggcgccAGCAGCTGGGCTGGGAGGCCTGGCTGCAGTACAGCTTCCCCCTGCAGCTGGAGCCCTcggcgcggggctgggggcctggcacCCTGCGCCTCCCcagcagggccctcctggtcaACGTCAAGTTCGAGGGCAGCGAG GAGAGCTTCACCTTCCAGGTGTCCACCAAGGACGTGCCGCTGGCGCTCGTGGCGTCGGCCCTGCGCAAGAAGGCCACGGTGTTCCGGCAGCCACTGGTGGAGCAGCCCGAGGAGTACACCCTGCGGGTGAACGGCAAGCACGAGTACCTGTACGGCAGCCACCCGCTCTGCCAGTTCCAG TACATCTGCAGCTGCCTGCACCGCGGGCTGACCCCGCACCTCACCATGGTGCACTCCTCCTCCATCCTGGCCATGCGCGACGAGCAGGGCGAGCCCGCCCCCCAGGCCCAGAAGCCCCGCGCCAAGCCGCCCCCCATCCCCGTGAAGAAG ccctccgcGGCGTCgctgtggtccctggagcagccTTTCTGCGTGGAGCTGATCCAGGGCAGCAAAGTGAATGCGGACGAGCGCATGAAG ctgGTGGTGCAGGCCGGCCTCTTCCACGGGCACGAGCTGCTGTGCAAGCCGGTGGCGAGCTCCGAGGTGAACGTGTGCTCGGAGCCCGTGTGGCGGCAGCGGCTGGACTTCGACATCAGCGTGAGCGACCTGCCGCGCATGGCCCGCCTCTGCTTCGCGCTCTACGCCGTCATCGAGAAGGCCAGGAAGGCGCGCTCCACCAAGAAGAAGTCCAAGAAGGCG gactgCCCCATCGCCTGGGCCAACCTCATGCTGTTCGATTACAAGGACCAACTCAAGACAGGGGAGCGCTGCCTGTACATGTGGCCCTCAGCGCCAG ATGAGAAAGGGGAGCTGCTGAACCCCTCCGGAACTGTGCGCAGCAACCCCAACACCGAGAGTGCCGCAGCCCTGCTCATCTGCCTCCCCGAGgtggccccccaccccgtgtACTACCCTGCCCTGGACAAG ATCCTGGAGCTGGGGTGCCATGGGGAGCACGGGCACTTCACAGAGGAGGAG ttCCTGCAGCTGCGGGAGATCCTGGAGCGGCGGGGGTCCGGGGAGCTGTACGAGCACGAGAAGGACCTGGTGTGGAAGATGCGGCGCGAGGTCCAGGAGCGCTTTCCCGAAGCGCTGGCCCGGCTGCTGCTTGTCACCAAGTGGAACAAGCACGAGGATGTGGCccag atgctctacctgctatgctcctGGCCGGAGCTGCCCGTCCTGAGCGCCCTGGAACTACTGGACTTTAGCTTCGCTGACCGCCACGTGGGCTCCTTCGCCATCAAATCCCTGAGGAAACTGAC GGACGACGAGCTCTTCCAGTACCTGCTGCAGCTGGTGCAGGTGCTCAAGTACGAGTCGTACCTGGACTGCGAGCTGACCAAGTTCCTGCTGGAGCGGGCCCTGGCCAACCGCAAGATCGGCCACTTCCTCTTCTGGCACCTTCG CTCCGAGATGCACGTGCCGGCTGTGGCCCTGCGCTTCGGCCTCATCCTGGAGGCCTACTGCCGGGGCAGCACGCACCACATGAAGGTGCTGATGAAGCAG GGGGAAGCGCTGAGCAAGCTGAAGGCCCTGAACGACATCGTCAAGGTGAGCTCGCAGAAGATGGCCAAGCCCCAGACCAAGGAGGTCATGCACCTGTGCATGCGCCAGGAGGCCTACCTGGAGGCGCTGTCTCACCTGCAGTCCCCGCTGGACCCCAGCACCCTGCTGGCGGAAGTCTG TGTGGACCAGTGCACCTTCATGGACTCCAAGATGAAGCCGCTGTGGGTGGTCTACAGCAACGAGCAGGCAGGCGGCCACGGCAGCGTGGGCCTCATCTTCAAGAACGGGGACG ACCTCCGCCAGGACATGCTGACGCTGCAGATGATCCAGCTCATGGATGTGCTGTggaagcaggaggggctggaCCTGCG GATGACGCCCTACGGCTGCCTGTCCACGGGGGACCGCACGGGCCTCATCGAGGTGGTGCTCCGCTCTGACACCATTGCCAACATCCAGCTGAACAAGAGCAACATGGCGGCCACGGCCGCCTTCAACAAGGACGCGCTGCTCAACTGGCTCAAGTCCAAGAACCCAGG GGAGGCCCTGGACCGGGCCATCGAGGAGTTCACCCTCTCCTGTGCCGGCTACTGCGTGGCCACCTACGTGCTGGGCATCGGCGACCGGCACAGCGACAACATCATGATCCGGGAGAGCGGGCAG CTCTTCCACATCGACTTTGGCCACTTTCTGGGAAACTTCAAGACCAAGTTCGGGATTAACCGGGAGCGGGTGCCGTTCATCCTCACCTACGACTTCGTGCACGTGATCCAGCAGGGCAAGACCAACAACAGCGAGAAGTTCGAGAG GTTCCGGGGCTACTGCGAGCGGGCCTACACCATCCTGCGGCGGCACGGGCCACTCTTCCTGCACCTGTTCGCGCTCATGCGCGCGGCGGGCCTGCCCGAGCTCAGCTGCTCCAAAGACATCCAGTACCTCAAG GACTCCCTGGCTTTGGGGAAGACGGAAGAGGAGGCACTCAAGCACTTCCGGGTGAAGTTCAACGAGGCCCTGCGGGAGAGCTGGAAGACCAAGGTGAACTGGCTGGCCCACAACGTGTCCAAAGACAATCGCCAATAG